One genomic region from Mycoplasmopsis meleagridis encodes:
- a CDS encoding YitT family protein: MKNVNQKGQKIVNFFKQNKKPNNLNLDPNYDPDNEKWEPFRICDVDINMTEMGQYNFRKLNSKNKEVKKQNIKLWSKRVILVFLAALIFNFGVNAFLAKANTIPSGFTGIPTLTVLLVKPHWSDINKLFALIYVIVNIPLFIIVGLQFEKTKSFFRVKLKIKKSFLLMSLGFMFSQIVTNAIFTYEPVNHFITSTFNVAPGWKETIEVVENGVKIVAENPVTWPIFINGLIGSMFLGVAIAMAWKSGGSTGGSDFIAYFFTTKKKKSVSSILMVVSFTSSLIFLVIYSIVDPHKPAVMIKGYLDNGNPIYVINHEAKTIVGMREFSTIFYIFIANGLVGLLYPKYKKVGIEISCADPSKVIAYFRAIEYWHAYTITKATSGYTGKEIYKIETTILLLESRSLLRDLKIIDKTLWIRVKNINNVIGNFKTSFVE, translated from the coding sequence ATGAAAAATGTTAATCAAAAAGGGCAAAAAATTGTAAATTTTTTTAAGCAGAATAAGAAACCAAATAATTTAAATTTAGACCCTAATTATGATCCTGATAATGAAAAATGAGAACCATTTAGAATATGTGATGTTGATATAAATATGACTGAAATGGGCCAATACAATTTTAGAAAATTAAATAGCAAAAATAAGGAAGTCAAAAAACAAAATATTAAACTTTGATCAAAAAGAGTAATACTAGTTTTTTTAGCTGCTTTAATATTTAATTTTGGGGTGAATGCTTTTTTAGCGAAGGCAAATACAATACCAAGCGGATTTACAGGTATACCCACTTTAACTGTTTTATTAGTAAAACCACATTGAAGTGATATTAATAAATTATTTGCCTTAATTTATGTTATTGTTAATATTCCTCTTTTTATAATTGTGGGTTTACAATTTGAAAAAACTAAATCTTTTTTTAGAGTAAAGTTAAAAATTAAGAAAAGTTTCTTATTAATGTCCTTAGGATTTATGTTTTCTCAAATAGTAACTAATGCCATATTTACTTATGAGCCAGTCAATCATTTTATTACTTCAACTTTTAATGTAGCTCCAGGATGAAAGGAAACAATTGAAGTTGTTGAAAATGGAGTAAAAATAGTGGCTGAAAATCCCGTAACATGACCAATTTTTATTAATGGATTAATTGGTTCAATGTTTCTAGGAGTTGCTATAGCAATGGCTTGAAAAAGTGGGGGATCTACCGGTGGATCAGATTTTATAGCTTATTTTTTTACAACTAAGAAAAAGAAAAGTGTTTCAAGTATCTTGATGGTAGTTTCTTTCACTAGCTCATTAATATTTTTAGTAATTTATAGCATTGTTGATCCTCACAAACCAGCAGTTATGATAAAAGGTTATTTAGATAACGGCAACCCAATTTATGTAATAAATCATGAGGCCAAAACAATTGTTGGCATGAGAGAGTTTTCAACTATTTTTTATATATTCATAGCAAACGGTCTTGTTGGATTACTTTATCCTAAATATAAAAAAGTCGGAATAGAAATATCATGTGCGGATCCTTCAAAAGTGATTGCTTATTTTAGAGCCATTGAATATTGACATGCTTATACAATTACTAAAGCAACAAGTGGATATACAGGAAAAGAAATTTATAAAATAGAAACAACCATATTATTATTAGAATCAAGAAGTTTATTAAGAGATTTAAAAATAATTGATAAAACCCTTTGAATAAGAGTTAAAAACATAAATAACGTTATAGGTAATTTTAAAACAAGTTTTGTTGAATAA
- a CDS encoding AAA family ATPase yields MKLVKVEAIGFKSFADPISLKFDGGVAGIIGPNGSGKSNINDAIKWVLGERSAKELRGDNMEDVIFAGSKTAKAMNKAEVTLTFDNRDGQSNLPHQFITISRVLERGKGNTYYINGEICNLKDIKSIAMETGIGKSSLAIISQGTVSDIAEATNEERKAIFEEAAGVSKFKFQKREATVKLEKTQNGLDKVNAVIAEIEHNLTSLRKKAEKARQFIALKDQLKQIEVGLLVDRISVFGEQFSTLQAELEGVTETQTDLENKIATFNQKINITQSSLADENNTARELSIKIDELTKRIHQLEINLAVENERNKNIIDGLTKASAEEIAASYRELIESNAQKMKTYDSDIVNLNNAITEKEQESENILQKSNEVNILITKKATEITKIQTLLNNLLQQKENLGLVSKGTKNILENKAYFGKALKGTVADLIKVDNEYLIAINAILGPSVQNLVVDKSETAVKAVNFLKDNNGGRATFIPLTSIQPKYVRDDLLLAIQGHPGYVGVAKDLVQIAPEFDILVKFLLGNIIITSDIESADKISKVLEHRYMVVSLEGDIVRTGGVITGGAQQNMQSILGLDEKIEQLKNALPGIKVELQNLEAKQHELINGRNNLINLINNTKQQLIILRNKRLDAQKLYDEYNVRYNELGNKKLIIDEIKINEQSEIISKEKLESELLSLQSQLHAKQSNIQSLSYDIKVFERTRNDFQDSLNKFNKSYADKLANKEKAKIILDQSRERLVSEYKMTFESAQLEFKLEIDANEAEEIVKDLREQIVKLGSIDIESLEKLVEEEERYNKLSADAKELSDAKDAIVSAISELDKIIISRLTTLVEEVDSEFNNVFKTMFGGGQAKLFFDNPKDILNSGVDIQAQPPGKSIKNLKLFSGGEKSLIAISLLFGILKARPLPLCVLDEVEAALDEANVVRYAEYLQELKEKTQFLVITHRHGTMSRVNSLFAATMQNRGVTTFFSISMDDAKKLVDDEQKDVEDLEKGKLAKIHEEEMNSRDV; encoded by the coding sequence ATGAAATTAGTCAAAGTTGAAGCAATTGGTTTTAAATCTTTTGCTGATCCAATTTCTCTTAAATTTGATGGTGGAGTAGCAGGCATTATTGGGCCTAATGGTTCTGGTAAATCTAACATTAATGATGCTATCAAATGAGTTCTAGGCGAAAGAAGCGCTAAAGAATTACGTGGTGATAATATGGAAGATGTTATTTTTGCAGGTTCAAAAACTGCAAAAGCAATGAACAAAGCAGAAGTAACATTAACTTTTGATAATCGTGATGGTCAAAGCAATTTACCACACCAATTTATAACTATAAGTCGTGTTCTTGAAAGAGGCAAAGGAAACACCTATTATATTAATGGTGAAATTTGTAACCTTAAAGATATTAAATCAATAGCAATGGAAACTGGTATTGGTAAATCTTCTCTTGCAATTATTTCTCAAGGAACAGTTAGCGACATAGCTGAAGCAACAAATGAAGAAAGAAAAGCTATTTTTGAAGAAGCCGCCGGAGTTTCTAAATTCAAATTTCAAAAAAGAGAAGCAACTGTTAAGTTAGAGAAAACTCAAAATGGCCTTGATAAGGTTAATGCCGTTATTGCAGAAATTGAACACAATTTAACTTCATTAAGAAAAAAAGCAGAAAAAGCAAGACAATTTATTGCCTTGAAAGATCAACTTAAACAAATTGAGGTAGGACTATTAGTAGATAGAATTTCTGTTTTCGGTGAACAATTCAGTACTTTACAAGCAGAATTAGAAGGCGTTACCGAAACTCAAACTGACTTAGAAAATAAAATAGCTACTTTCAATCAAAAAATAAATATTACTCAATCTTCGCTTGCTGATGAAAATAATACTGCTAGGGAACTTTCAATTAAAATTGATGAATTAACTAAGAGAATACATCAATTAGAAATTAATTTAGCTGTTGAAAACGAACGTAATAAAAATATAATTGATGGTTTAACTAAAGCAAGTGCTGAAGAAATAGCTGCTTCTTATCGTGAGTTAATAGAATCTAATGCACAAAAGATGAAAACTTACGATTCGGATATTGTTAATCTTAATAATGCAATCACAGAAAAAGAACAAGAATCAGAAAATATCTTACAAAAAAGTAATGAAGTTAATATTTTAATTACCAAAAAAGCTACTGAAATTACTAAAATACAAACCCTACTAAATAATTTGTTACAACAAAAAGAAAATTTAGGTTTAGTCTCTAAAGGAACAAAAAATATTTTAGAAAACAAAGCCTATTTTGGTAAAGCATTAAAAGGAACAGTTGCAGATTTAATTAAAGTTGATAATGAATATCTTATTGCTATTAACGCAATTTTAGGTCCTTCTGTACAAAATCTTGTTGTTGATAAATCAGAAACAGCTGTTAAAGCAGTTAATTTCCTTAAAGATAATAATGGGGGAAGAGCTACTTTTATACCGCTAACTTCAATTCAACCTAAATATGTTAGGGATGATTTATTATTAGCTATACAAGGGCATCCTGGCTATGTTGGAGTAGCTAAAGATTTAGTTCAAATAGCTCCTGAATTCGATATATTGGTCAAATTTTTACTTGGTAATATTATCATTACAAGCGATATTGAAAGCGCTGACAAAATTTCTAAAGTTTTAGAACATCGTTATATGGTTGTTTCTCTTGAAGGAGATATTGTTAGAACTGGCGGTGTAATAACTGGTGGTGCTCAACAAAATATGCAAAGTATTTTAGGCCTTGATGAAAAAATAGAACAATTAAAAAATGCATTGCCTGGAATTAAAGTTGAATTACAAAATCTCGAAGCTAAACAACATGAACTTATAAATGGTAGAAATAATTTAATTAACTTAATCAATAATACTAAGCAACAATTAATTATCTTAAGAAATAAGAGATTAGATGCTCAAAAGTTATACGACGAATATAATGTTAGATATAACGAATTAGGAAATAAAAAACTCATCATTGATGAAATTAAAATTAATGAACAAAGTGAAATTATTAGTAAAGAAAAACTTGAAAGTGAATTGCTAAGTTTACAATCACAATTACACGCAAAGCAATCTAATATTCAAAGTTTATCTTACGATATTAAAGTATTCGAAAGAACAAGAAACGATTTTCAGGATAGTTTAAACAAATTTAATAAATCGTATGCAGATAAACTTGCTAATAAAGAAAAAGCAAAAATAATTCTTGATCAATCAAGAGAACGTTTAGTATCAGAATATAAAATGACTTTTGAAAGCGCTCAACTCGAATTTAAATTAGAAATTGACGCTAATGAAGCAGAAGAAATAGTAAAAGATCTAAGAGAACAAATTGTAAAATTAGGATCAATTGATATTGAATCTCTTGAAAAATTAGTAGAAGAAGAAGAAAGATACAATAAATTGTCAGCAGATGCTAAAGAATTGAGTGATGCTAAAGATGCTATTGTTAGTGCTATTTCTGAACTAGATAAAATTATTATAAGCAGATTAACTACTCTTGTAGAAGAAGTAGATAGTGAATTTAATAATGTATTTAAAACAATGTTCGGCGGTGGACAAGCTAAATTATTTTTCGATAATCCAAAAGATATACTTAACTCTGGAGTCGATATTCAAGCTCAACCTCCGGGAAAAAGCATTAAAAATCTTAAACTTTTTTCAGGTGGAGAAAAGTCACTTATCGCAATATCATTATTGTTTGGAATTTTAAAAGCAAGACCTCTTCCTCTCTGTGTTTTAGATGAAGTTGAAGCAGCCTTAGATGAAGCTAATGTTGTTCGTTATGCTGAATATTTACAAGAATTAAAAGAAAAAACGCAGTTTCTTGTAATTACTCATAGACATGGAACAATGAGTAGAGTAAATTCACTTTTTGCTGCTACAATGCAAAATAGAGGTGTTACTACTTTCTTTAGTATTTCCATGGATGATGCTAAAAAACTAGTAGATGATGAACAAAAAGATGTTGAAGATCTTGAAAAAGGTAAATTAGCAAAAATTCATGAAGAAGAAATGAATTCAAGAGATGTTTAA
- a CDS encoding MMB_0454 family protein, with protein MNYVTVNYSVNQSYSISKYTFVQLVNNCINDTSFIKLSSEPKIVLIKKKNNVGFIINIEIKKGKNISTVINNFINELEMRFLSLLDLKPASIKICFNGTY; from the coding sequence ATGAATTACGTTACTGTTAATTACTCAGTTAATCAATCATATTCCATTTCTAAATATACTTTTGTTCAATTAGTCAATAATTGTATTAATGACACATCATTTATCAAATTATCATCTGAACCTAAAATAGTATTAATCAAGAAGAAAAATAATGTTGGCTTTATTATTAATATAGAGATTAAAAAAGGAAAAAATATTTCTACAGTGATTAATAATTTTATTAATGAATTAGAAATGCGTTTTTTGTCTCTTTTAGATTTAAAACCTGCTTCAATTAAAATCTGTTTCAACGGAACGTATTAA